One genomic region from Branchiostoma lanceolatum isolate klBraLanc5 chromosome 7, klBraLanc5.hap2, whole genome shotgun sequence encodes:
- the LOC136438597 gene encoding zinc finger protein 335-like, whose protein sequence is MDQHVQQVIQESTGAAGETTTIIYTVDGQLIGADGQLQTGDIVHEALSRVNALEAAMMTNNSGVITGEITTALPADDNASPSSVAVTESAPTPVEVVPPKKSRRGRPRKYPVVEKKDFNYFKDYIDVVLVEMYRCRLCKFDTMMKANMTRHMHIHHNQIQKDGETTTKEDSKGEEKAEEQQQEKEKEDAKGSDDESLPDDGAVDDNDEDSDYEPERPIVIKPPEEMMMEGDRGIPPKQRFKRSAPLTRRAAKLARTEDVAPKPAESAGKAAETSSSNVTNGTESAEVQPSTSDESQTKKAGTLKTAEEEKEGKSDEKVEVSPSPVRRVRVAKLKAKWIRKMKKGYRVRKLMRPHRCRSCGMRFPTVSDLNFHQKCHDGVSTNSFKCPDCPYSCTRWSSLKEHQFHHNGQSKPYKCDKCNYSSVYKKDVTRHQSSHTTDRPFICEQCGKSFKRDIHLKSHIDTHRRKADRNSYTCEICTMVFTLKKPYMEHVREHNQQPKLSSFTCPVCGRTYTMQKRLTQHMKTHSAEKPHMCDKCGKSFKKRYTFKMHLLTHIHARVDGKYVCELCSFICDNKRVLLNHQMAHNDEKPFKCNFCKYASSKEEFLVAHEAKHTGAKPFQCTICQFSTQHQRNLKLHVKGQHPEKYFELFGKDIPKKRLGIELHKQLQQLVQQERQQQHQLMQQQQQQQIQQQQEQQLLQQQQQQLQQIQQQQYEQIQVHGQAQAVQDAVTALQVVSGEATIVEITEDPGAGTEVATAKIGQPGTTTIYEATGGESAESVAESALDLLLNMSTARDSNISAIQLPLQEGEGETRKVVTIHMDPSENIGNYEYRLQPANGGREMEVTHVALNPYAEGPVVSQQQMYAGDPTEVSHTVVVTAGDSSTDKGTQYTMGVPISQQYAVQGGHEYTEYVSEEDGQGSSTPKKFTCKQCSLSFSGRSELEIHKKAHSGGQGFKCVDCDFSTLDWLALKEHMQEHSALRPHKCDQCSFASKNKKDLKRHQMTHTNEKPFTCEACGQRFNRNCHLKFHMERIHNTQKPQQSPQPAHTSIQEASLLQAISEASTSLPHQVVYTTQQAMSTPSMATQDTMTLGHQEVVSTAEIIHHVILTTSHPQEGEGLQQLMSQQHMVTTPSTSLAQQPTTTTMHQQVHQQHYQQQGLTQQALQQQQAGLLQQDGSLQQQQATLTQQYTTQEYDTSTEVMQATSNILHNYTRY, encoded by the exons ATGGATCAACACGTGCAGCAAGTGATCCAGGAAAGCACTGGCGCTGCAGGAGAAACCACCACCATCATCTACACAGTGGACGGACAGCTGATCGGTGCAGATGGACAGCTACAAACTGGAGACATCGTTCACGAGGCCCTCTCCAGGGTCAACGCCCTGGAGGCCGCCATGATGACAAATAACTCCGGCGTCATCACAGGAGAGATCACCACTGCGCTGCCCGCTGACGATAACGCGTCTCCTTCGAGCGTGGCTGTCACAGAAAGCGCACCGACCCCCGTAGAAGTCGTCCCTCCAAAGAAGTCTCGTCGGGGCAGGCCCAGGAAGTATCCCGTGGTGGAAAAGAAGGACTTCAACTACTTCAAGGACTACATCGACGTGGTGTTGGTCGAGATGTACCGCTGCCGACTCTGCAAGTTCGACACCATGATGAAGGCCAACATGACCAGGCACATGCACATCCACCACAACCAGATCCAAAAGGACGGagagacaacaacaaaagaggACAGCAAAGGCGAAGAAAAAGCTGAAGAACAACAGCAAGAGAAGGAAAAAGAAGACGCTAAGGGGAGTGACGACGAAAGTTTACCGGATGATGGTGCCGTGGACGACAATGACGAAGACAGTGACTATGAGCCAGAGAGGCCGATTGTGATCAAACCTCCCGAGGAAATGATGATGGAGGGTGACAGGGGAATCCcgcccaagcagaggttcaaaAGGAGCGCTCCGCTCACACGCAGAGCCGCAAAACTTGCCAGGACTGAGGACGTTGCACCAAAACCAGCCGAGTCGGCGGGCAAGGCTGCAGAGACTTCTTCTTCAAATGTAACAAATGGTACAGAAAGCGCTGAAGTCCAGCCCAGTACTTCAGACGAATCACAGACAAAGAAGGCGGGGACATTGAAAACTGCAGAGGAGGAGAAGGAAGGAAAGTCGGATGAGAAGGTTGAGGTTTCCCCGTCTCCTGTCAGAAGAGTCAGGGTGGCCAAGTTGAAAGCCAAGTGGATCCGCAAAATGAAGAAGGGTTACAGAGTACGTAAGCTGATGAGGCCTCACAG ATGTCGCAGCTGCGGTATGCGCTTCCCCACTGTCTCGGACCTGAACTTCCACCAGAAGTGTCATGATGGTGTCAGCACCAACAGTTTCAAGTGTCCCGACTGCCCCTACAGCTGCACCAG ATGGTCATCCCTAAAGGAGCATCAGTTCCACCACAATGGGCAGTccaagccctacaagtgtgacaagtGTAACTACAGCAGTGTGTACAAGAAGGACGTCACCCGCCACCAGTCCTCACATACTACAG ACCGTCCATTTATCTGTGAACAGTGTGGGAAGTCCTTCAAGCGCGACATCCACCTGAAGAGCCACATCGACACCCACAGACGGAAGGCCGACCGTAACTCCTACACCTGCGAGATTTGCACCATGGTGTTCACGCTGAAGAAGCCGTACATGGAGCACGTGAGGGAACACAACCAGCAGCCCAAGCTGTCGTCCTTCACCTGCCCGGTGTGCGGCAGGACCTACACCATGCAGAAGAGGCTGACGCAGCACATGAAGACCCACAGTGCCGAGAAGCCACACATGTGTGACAAGTGTGGCAAGTCCTTTAAGAAAAG GTACACCTTCAAGATGCACCTGTTGACCCACATCCATGCCCGTGTGGATGGGAAGTACGTCTGTGAACTCTGCAGTTTCATCTGCGACAACAAGAGGGTGCTGTTGAACCACCAGATGGCCCACAATGATGAGAAGCCTTTCAAATGCAACTTCT GTAAATACGCCTCTTCAAAAGAAGAATTCCTGGTTGCCCACGAGGCCAAGCACACCGGTGCCAAACCCTTCCAGTGCACCATCTGCCAGTTCTCCACTCAGCACCAGCGCAACCTGAAGTTACACGTCAAGGGGCAACACCCCGAGAAATATTTCGAGCTGTTCGGGAAGGATATACCCAAGAAGAGGCTGGGCATTGAACTTCACAAACAGCTGCAGCAATTG GTCCAGCAGGAGAGACAGCAGCAGCACCAGCtcatgcagcagcagcagcaacagcagatCCAGCAGCAGCAGGAACAGCAGCTCctgcagcaacagcagcagcagctgcagcagATCCAGCAGCAGCAGTACGAGCAGATCCAGGTGCACGGCCAGGCGCAGGCCGTCCAGGACGCCGTCACGGCCCTGCAG gtgGTCAGCGGCGAGGCCACCATCGTGGAGATCACCGAGGATCCGGGCGCAGGTACGGAGGTGGCGACGGCCAAAATAGGTCAGCCCGGCACAACTACTATTTACGAGGCCACAGGGGGAGAGTCGGCAGAGAGCGTAGCCGAGTCTGCACTCGACCTACTCCTGAACATGAGCACCGCTCGAGACTCCAACATCAGCGCCATCCAGCTGCCCCTGCAGGAGGGGGAGGGCGAGACCAGGAAGGTCGTGACGATCCACATGGACCCGAGCGAGAACATCGGTAACTACGAGTACAGACTGCAGCCCGCCAACGGGGGGAGGGAGATGGAGGTGACGCACGTGGCTCTGAACCCGTACGCGGAAGGTCCGGTGGTGTCCCAGCAGCAGATGTACGCGGGCGATCCCACTGAAGTGTCGCACACGGTTGTGGTGACAGCGGGGGACTCCTCCACAGACAAAGGTACCCAGTACACCATGGGAGTCCCCATCTCCCAGCAGTACGCCGTGCAGGGAGGACACGAGTACACGGAGTATGTCAGCGAGGAGGACGGTCAAGGGTCGTCCACGCCAAAGAAGTTCACCTGCAAGCAGTGCTCGCTGTCGTTCAGCGGACGCAGCGAGCTCGAGATCCACAAGAAGGCGCACAGCGGCGGACAGGGGTTCAAGTGTGTGGACTGCGATTTCTCCACGCTCGACTGGCTGGCTCTGAAGGAGCACATGCAGGAGCACTCCGCTTTGCGTCCCCACAAGTGCGACCAGTGCTCCTTCGCCTCCAAGAACAAGAAGGACCTGAAGAGGCACCAGATGACACACACGAACGAGAAACCCTTCACCTGCGAGGCGTGCGGGCAGCGCTTCAATCGTAACTGCCACCTGAAGTTCCACATGGAGAGGATACACAACACGCAGAAGCCCCAGCAGTCACCACAGCCTGCTCACACGTCTATACAGGAGGCGAGCTTGCTGCAG GCCATCTCCGAGGCCAGCACGTCACTGCCCCACCAGGTGGTGTACACCACACAGCAGGCCATGTCCACTCCCAGTATGGCCACTCAGGACACGATGACCCTGGGTCACCAGGAGGTGGTCAGTACGGCCGAGATCATCCACCACGTCATCCTGACCACATCGCATCCACAGGAAG GCGAGGGACTGCAGCAGTTGATGAGTCAGCAGCACATGGTGACCACCCCCAGCACCAGCCTGGCCCAGCagcccaccaccaccaccatgcACCAGCAGGTCCACCAACAACACTACCAGCAACAAG GTCTCACGCAGCAggccctgcagcagcagcaggcaGGGCTGCTACAGCAGGATGGATCCCTGCAGCAACAGCAGGCTACCCTGACTCAACAGTACACTACCCAGGAGTATGACACCAGCACAGAGGTCATGCAAGCCACCAGTAACATTCTACACAACTACACGCGCTACTAA
- the LOC136438600 gene encoding F-box only protein 30-like has product MAAVEESPEGGDYLTVPHSHCTQCYRRSCFIKPELDVACEMQACPVDCGARFHACKLSEHKLICPNEKAPCINAVNGCPKWLPRGQHARHLSYCPASVVRCTMEWNRWPVFSVERQSHVPIVKADAQVYKDQLDIALALRDQRILMETMKASDRARLALMSSIIQQSVSDSEASTPSEEMRSFAKEENATSAEGLESNSSVMNGWEKQSPPMPPPFPENESSKSASSKLYTATLQMTQSLSAALDTLNNAASAGNIQERVDEDTREELQGAAAAPTYEDFFNGAVDGKVSEPSPDDMADDLQDVAQKVDYYTQLLHDTQMAAEKAASSEEGAKADDTNSCEESPSTEEESVVEHEPVFSCWYDRQGIAHRSVSMFRPPSTFTPSHVLDMRFLDPRTQQSKCVGTEDLVLDDEMFGTKALSNSLNFSDTTVSEDDLSVLLEAWFDIYPLNVYSRKVSESKREVAVQTVQIPTAVFATSSQVGPMGSAPAVDHSNTLVLDLVLESITRYQSKPRTMYTFVCGQEFRRDEYPSHFQNVHNDIHGGLNGWIEQRCPLAIYGCTHSRRRLYPHKKNGTIIFHQHLESFGIRPLIDEIVTDSPDQSDSESDDSCCGVVSKDEQGDTRKRRKGRDRLSTLPFEILQHISLCLDSFSLCNFSMVSKLTREVCHSILEDRGIVVQQWEKRRYKTLFTWQISHQKWYFSTAFTPVKSWYYEDSPSMAEHLRNCPYNIQHTRTEPYPVMKLGKRHEGLFWKKLALRKMREREREARLEGKGDVVQH; this is encoded by the exons ATGGCTGCCGTCGAAG AATCTCCAGAGGGTGGAGACTACTTGACGGTGCCCCACAGCCACTGCACCCAGTGTTACAGGCGCAGCTGTTTCATCAAGCCAGAGTTAGACGTTGCCTGCGAGATGCAGGCATGTCCGGTCGACTGCGGTGCTCGCTTTCACGCATGCAAGCTGTCAGAACATAAACTCATCTGCCCCAACGAAAAGGCACCGTGTATCAACGCTGTCAACGGCTGTCCTAAGTGGCTGCCTCGTGGACAGCACGCCAGACACCTGTCCTATTGTCCGGCCAGCGTTGTGCGCTGTACCATGGAGTGGAATCGCTGGCCGGTGTTTTCCGTGGAGAGACAATCCCACGTCCCAATCGTAAAAGCTGACGCTCAGGTATATAAAGACCAGCTGGACATTGCACTAGCTCTGAGAGATCAGAGGATACTCATGGAGACCATGAAGGCGTCTGACCGTGCGAGGCTGGCGCTGATGAGCAGTATCATTCAACAGTCCGTCTCGGACTCCGAGGCGTCCACGCCTTCTGAGGAAATGCGTAGCTTCGCGAAGGAAGAGAACGCAACAAGTGCCGAGGGTTTAGAATCAAACTCAAGTGTGATGAACGGTTGGGAGAAGCAGTCCCCACCGATGCCGCCACCCTTTCCTGAGAATGAAAGCTCCAAAAGTGCCTCCAGCAAACTGTACACGGCTACACTACAGATGACACAGAGCCTCTCAGCAGCTTTGGACACTCTGAATAATGCTGCTTCTGCAGGTAACATACAGGAAAGAGTCGACGAAGACACAAGAGAGGAACTACAAGGTGCTGCTGCTGCCCCAACATATGAAGACTTTTTCAATGGGGCAGTCGATGGGAAGGTAAGTGAGCCAAGCCCAGATGATATGGCTGATGACTTACAGGACGTTGCTCAGAAGGTAGACTATTACACGCAATTACTACACGATACACAAATGGCGGCGGAAAAAGCTGCATCATCAGAGGAGGGAGCCAAAGCTGATGACACCAATAGTTGCGAAGAATCCCCCAGCACAGAAGAGGAGTCGGTAGTAGAACACGAACCTGTGTTTTCGTGCTGGTACGATCGACAGGGAATCGCTCATCGTTCTGTAAGCATGTTCAGACCGCCATCCACTTTCACCCCGAGTCATGTCTTGGACATGCGCTTCCTGGATCCCAGGACCCAGCAGTCCAAGTGTGTGGGTACTGAAGACCTGGTACTGGACGACGAGATGTTTGGAACCAAAGCCTTGAGCAACTCGCTGAACTTTTCGGACACTACTGTGTCGGAGGATGACCTGAGTGTGTTGTTGGAGGCTTGGTTCGACATCTATCCGCTCAACGTTTACAGCAGGAAAGTAAGCGAGTCTAAAAGGGAAGTTGCCGTTCAGACTGTACAGATCCCAACTGCAGTGTTCGCCACGAGTTCGCAAGTTGGGCCCATGGGATCGGCGCCGGCGGTAGACCACTCGAACACGCTGGTTCTGGACCTCGTTCTCGAGTCCATAACGAGGTATCAGAGCAAGCCGCGTACCATGTACACGTTCGTGTGCGGACAGGAGTTTAGGAGAGACGAGTATCCGTCGCACTTCCAGAACGTACACAACGACATACACGGCGGCTTGAATGGCTGGATAGAACAGCGGTGTCCACTCGCCATCTATGGCTGTACCCACTCTCGACGTAGGCTATACCCGCACAAGAAGAACGGCACAATCATCTTCCACCAGCATCTAGAAAGTTTTGGCATCAGGCCTCTCATAGATGAGATCGTAACAGATTCACCCGACCAGTCAGATTCAGAATCAGACGATAGCTGCTGTGGGGTTGTCAGCAAGGATGAACAGGGAGACACGAGGAAAAGGCGGAAGGGAAGGGATAGACTGAGCACTCTGCCATTTGAGATTCTACAGCACATATCTCTGTGTCTGGATAGCTTCAGCTTGTGCAACTTTTCCATGGTCTCCAAGCTGACCAGAGAG GTTTGCCACAGCATCCTGGAGGACAGGGGCATAGTTGTGCAGCAGTGGGAGAAGAGGCGATACAAGACACTCTTCACGTGGCAGATCTCTCACCAG AAATGGTACTTCAGCACTGCCTTCACCCCTGTGAAGTCCTGGTACTATGAAGACTCCCCCTCCATGGCGGAGCACCTGAGGAACTGCCCCTACAACATCCAGCATACACGCACCGAGCCGTACCCCGTCATGAAGCTGGGGAAGAGGCACGAGGGGCTGTTCTGGAAGAAGCTGGCTCTGAGGAAgatgagggagagagagagggaggcgAGGCTGGAGGGGAAGGGGGACGTTGTCCAGCACTGA